The Novipirellula artificiosorum genome includes a window with the following:
- a CDS encoding response regulator transcription factor, with protein MDLTEPYHLLLVEDDHELAMMVAQFLRGEGFVIDTESNGERAAHRIMTESFDAVVLDIGLPGLDGISVCRKVRPHFEGPILILTARGDEIDEVVALEVGADDYVAKPVRPRALLARLKVHLRRLETVSTANLGMRVETSGMVIDASNRTVMIDQIPLDLTTAEFDLLWFLAQRSGQVVSREELYQELQGTRYDGLDRSMDLRVSRLRKKIGDDPNHPERIKSIRGIGYLLTAKP; from the coding sequence ATGGACCTGACCGAACCTTATCATTTATTGTTGGTCGAAGACGACCATGAACTGGCAATGATGGTTGCCCAGTTTCTCCGTGGTGAAGGATTCGTGATCGATACCGAGAGCAACGGTGAGCGGGCCGCGCATCGTATCATGACCGAATCGTTCGATGCTGTGGTCTTGGACATTGGGTTGCCGGGGCTCGACGGTATCAGCGTCTGTCGCAAAGTTCGCCCACATTTCGAAGGCCCGATCTTGATCCTGACCGCAAGGGGAGACGAGATCGACGAGGTGGTTGCGTTGGAGGTCGGGGCAGACGACTACGTGGCCAAGCCGGTTCGACCCCGGGCACTGCTGGCCCGCTTGAAAGTGCATTTGCGCCGACTGGAAACGGTTAGCACCGCCAATCTGGGGATGCGGGTGGAAACCAGCGGGATGGTGATCGACGCCTCAAACCGAACGGTGATGATCGATCAGATTCCATTGGATCTGACCACGGCCGAGTTCGATTTGCTGTGGTTTCTGGCTCAACGCTCGGGACAGGTGGTTTCACGCGAAGAGCTTTACCAGGAACTTCAAGGGACGCGCTACGATGGACTGGATCGAAGCATGGATTTGCGGGTTTCGCGGCTTCGAAAAAAGATCGGTGACGACCCGAACCATCCAGAGCGAATCAAATCCATTCGCGGCATTGGCTATCTCTTGACGGCTAAACCATGA
- a CDS encoding glycine zipper domain-containing protein: MSLKIGLRWIVLGSAVIGFSSSGYGQAGTQRGATFGGLAGAVAGGLIGDHNGEAGAGAAIGGVVGAVAGGLLGNASDKENAYRQQQQAYRSQQTAMAATQGAVSIMDVASMSRSGLSEMVIINQINQRGVQQALSVPDIISLHQAGVSESVITAMQQAPTGIQRVARQATPVVTQQIIQPTPVIVEERIVVPAYRPHYYHPPRPHYYQPHYRSGVHIRF, translated from the coding sequence ATGAGTCTCAAAATTGGTTTACGATGGATCGTTCTCGGTTCGGCCGTGATTGGCTTTTCTTCAAGCGGTTATGGGCAAGCCGGTACACAGCGAGGGGCCACGTTCGGCGGGTTAGCGGGTGCGGTCGCGGGCGGATTGATCGGCGACCATAACGGGGAAGCCGGAGCAGGGGCCGCGATTGGCGGCGTCGTCGGAGCGGTCGCCGGTGGGTTGCTCGGAAATGCGTCGGACAAGGAAAACGCGTACCGCCAACAACAGCAAGCCTACCGGTCTCAGCAAACGGCAATGGCGGCGACGCAAGGGGCCGTTTCCATCATGGATGTCGCCTCGATGAGTCGCAGTGGTCTGAGCGAGATGGTGATCATCAATCAAATCAATCAGCGAGGCGTTCAGCAGGCGCTCAGCGTTCCGGACATCATTTCGCTTCATCAAGCAGGTGTTAGCGAATCGGTGATCACGGCGATGCAGCAAGCACCCACCGGTATTCAACGTGTTGCCCGACAAGCGACTCCAGTCGTGACTCAGCAAATCATTCAACCGACACCGGTGATCGTCGAAGAACGGATCGTCGTTCCCGCCTACCGCCCCCATTACTACCATCCCCCCCGCCCACACTACTACCAACCTCATTACCGATCGGGCGTACACATTCGGTTCTAG
- a CDS encoding alpha-L-rhamnosidase has protein sequence MRYLTAICTLLQHGLLGCGLLTAMLTPSLTLAEEGSDSEGTLHPTHLRCEYRANPLGVDETKPRLMWQVASEHRAATQTAYQILVASSDEKLSQNIGDRWDSKQVNSNQTLHIEYDGKPLASRQPCYWKVRVWDENGNPSAWSDPAHWTMGLLDDSDWSGQYISYLDDTPIHDDRETLFLPAARQYRKEFRSEKRVRRATIYSTALGIYELHLNGQRVSDAYFTPGWTDYRQRAYYNTFDVTDMVREGDNALGSWVADGWYSGYVGFGLLTGMGTEKIGRYTYGKTPAWMGQLEIEYADGTTETIATDSSWKVTGDGPITEADLLMGEAYDARREQAGWTLAGFDDGPWDQAIHASENGSPVATFYQAENPLESGKNPTIEGNDRNLGFNRPRLESFPGVLVRVIEEIPAVEVIEREPGVFMVNLGQNFAGAIRLKVKGKAGQRIKIRYGEMLYPDGRLMTENLRKARCQDFYTCKGAPEGETFQPRFTFHGFQFVQLSNFPGEADLETVTGLAMHSDTPLVSTFECSDPMVNQLFRNVVWTQRANFLDLPTDCPQRDERMGWTGDAQAYVATAAYNADIGAFYTKWLRELMESQRPSGAFPGYAPFPFQHGWDFGSAWADAGVICPWTIWQAYGDTRVIDRCWEPMTRFMQWRKGTSQGELGIAHGNAWGDWLAQGATTPLEYVDTVYFAISAKMMSEMAEATGRHEEAEAYHQQFQRTKAVFGETYLEDDGSISVNTQTAHALALFADLVPEPMREATAKRLAEKIALNGNHMSTGFLGTRPLLPVLSSAGQHDLATFLLQSHEFPSWGYEIDNGATTIWERWDSYTKEDAFGRHNAAMNSFSHYSFGAVCEWMFRTLAGIDSAAPGYETIVIRPTPPSPGSNAQHPAIDWTSASYDSIRGKIQSNWAVDGDTFTLETTIPANTKAWVHLPGSGLENVTESGKPVHQVDGVRFVRNEADRIVLEIQSGTYKFVSKQAIGSATSALQTSQPADMTINPDQIDLTDATPLASWNFSKAEDVQRWTGQHNLKIQIGDDHAVVQSEGKDPQLSTTLDSAVEGKIVVEIKAMVSKGTEMDLFWASPNGNFNGTQHVGRSLAGSDQFHSYLYRIGDGTPLQKLRIDPFANLGTIKIDSITLYQLSR, from the coding sequence ATGCGCTACCTCACTGCGATTTGCACACTGCTTCAGCACGGACTCTTGGGCTGTGGACTGCTCACGGCAATGCTGACTCCTTCTCTAACCCTGGCGGAGGAGGGGTCCGACTCGGAAGGGACGCTACACCCCACCCACCTTCGCTGCGAGTATCGGGCGAATCCGCTAGGGGTCGATGAGACGAAGCCGCGGTTGATGTGGCAGGTTGCATCCGAACACCGAGCGGCAACGCAAACGGCTTACCAAATCTTGGTTGCATCGAGCGACGAGAAGCTCTCGCAAAATATCGGCGATCGTTGGGACTCGAAGCAAGTGAATTCGAATCAGACGTTGCACATCGAATACGACGGAAAACCCTTAGCGTCGCGGCAACCCTGTTATTGGAAAGTGCGGGTCTGGGACGAAAACGGCAATCCATCGGCATGGAGCGATCCAGCCCATTGGACCATGGGCTTGCTTGACGATTCCGATTGGTCGGGCCAATACATCAGCTACCTCGACGACACACCGATTCATGACGATCGAGAAACACTCTTTCTGCCGGCTGCTCGGCAATATCGCAAAGAGTTTCGCAGCGAGAAACGTGTTCGCCGAGCCACGATCTATTCCACCGCGCTTGGAATCTATGAGTTGCATCTCAATGGCCAGCGCGTCAGCGATGCCTACTTCACGCCGGGTTGGACCGATTATCGGCAACGAGCCTACTACAACACGTTCGATGTCACCGACATGGTTCGCGAAGGTGACAACGCCCTTGGTTCTTGGGTCGCCGACGGTTGGTATAGCGGGTACGTCGGGTTCGGATTGTTGACGGGGATGGGGACGGAGAAAATCGGCCGCTACACGTATGGAAAAACACCCGCATGGATGGGCCAGTTAGAAATTGAATATGCGGATGGCACGACCGAAACCATCGCGACCGATTCGAGTTGGAAGGTGACGGGCGACGGCCCCATCACCGAAGCCGATTTGTTGATGGGCGAAGCCTACGATGCGCGCAGGGAGCAAGCGGGTTGGACTTTGGCGGGGTTCGATGACGGACCTTGGGATCAGGCGATCCACGCGTCAGAAAACGGCTCTCCTGTCGCGACGTTCTATCAAGCAGAGAATCCGCTTGAATCAGGCAAGAACCCTACCATTGAGGGGAATGATCGAAATCTCGGCTTCAATCGACCGCGGCTCGAATCATTCCCTGGCGTGCTCGTGCGAGTGATTGAGGAAATCCCTGCCGTCGAAGTGATCGAGCGAGAGCCAGGGGTCTTCATGGTGAACTTAGGGCAGAACTTCGCTGGCGCGATCCGATTGAAGGTCAAGGGCAAGGCGGGGCAAAGGATCAAAATCCGCTACGGCGAAATGTTGTATCCCGATGGCCGTTTGATGACCGAAAATTTGCGTAAAGCTCGCTGCCAAGATTTCTACACCTGCAAAGGGGCCCCCGAAGGCGAAACCTTCCAACCACGCTTCACGTTCCATGGCTTTCAGTTCGTTCAATTGTCAAACTTCCCCGGGGAAGCGGACCTCGAAACGGTGACGGGATTGGCGATGCACAGCGACACGCCGCTGGTCAGTACTTTTGAATGCTCGGATCCGATGGTGAACCAGTTGTTTCGCAACGTGGTTTGGACGCAGCGAGCCAACTTCTTAGACCTGCCCACGGATTGCCCTCAACGGGATGAGCGGATGGGTTGGACCGGTGACGCTCAAGCTTATGTGGCCACGGCTGCGTACAACGCCGACATCGGTGCCTTCTACACCAAGTGGTTGCGCGAGTTGATGGAGTCGCAGCGTCCCAGTGGAGCGTTCCCTGGGTATGCGCCGTTTCCATTTCAGCATGGCTGGGACTTCGGTTCGGCGTGGGCCGATGCCGGTGTGATTTGCCCCTGGACGATCTGGCAAGCCTACGGTGATACGCGCGTCATCGATCGCTGCTGGGAGCCCATGACGCGTTTCATGCAATGGCGAAAAGGGACAAGCCAAGGTGAACTTGGCATCGCCCATGGCAACGCGTGGGGCGACTGGCTCGCACAAGGTGCAACCACGCCGTTGGAGTATGTCGATACGGTTTACTTCGCTATTTCGGCAAAGATGATGTCCGAAATGGCCGAGGCCACCGGGCGACATGAAGAAGCAGAAGCCTATCACCAGCAGTTTCAACGAACCAAGGCAGTATTCGGCGAAACCTACCTGGAGGACGATGGCAGCATCTCGGTGAACACGCAAACCGCCCATGCGTTGGCACTATTCGCCGATCTGGTTCCCGAACCGATGCGTGAAGCAACGGCCAAGCGTTTAGCCGAAAAGATCGCCCTGAACGGCAATCATATGTCAACCGGCTTTCTCGGCACACGTCCCTTGTTACCCGTCCTAAGTTCTGCTGGCCAACACGACTTGGCAACGTTCTTGTTGCAGAGCCACGAGTTTCCCTCGTGGGGTTACGAAATCGACAATGGTGCCACCACGATTTGGGAACGGTGGGACAGCTACACCAAAGAAGATGCGTTTGGCCGCCACAATGCCGCGATGAATTCTTTTTCGCACTATTCATTCGGTGCGGTTTGCGAATGGATGTTCCGTACACTCGCAGGGATCGATTCTGCCGCCCCAGGCTACGAGACCATTGTCATTCGGCCCACGCCCCCTTCACCGGGAAGCAATGCGCAACATCCGGCGATTGATTGGACTTCGGCATCGTACGATTCGATTCGCGGAAAAATCCAAAGCAATTGGGCCGTCGACGGTGATACATTCACGCTTGAAACGACGATTCCAGCGAACACGAAGGCATGGGTCCACTTGCCAGGATCCGGATTGGAAAATGTGACCGAGAGCGGAAAACCGGTACATCAGGTCGACGGCGTTCGTTTCGTTCGCAACGAAGCGGACCGCATCGTGTTGGAGATTCAATCGGGGACCTACAAGTTTGTTTCCAAGCAGGCCATTGGATCCGCGACCAGCGCGCTGCAAACGTCGCAGCCAGCCGACATGACCATCAACCCGGATCAAATTGATCTGACCGATGCAACCCCCTTGGCGAGTTGGAATTTCTCGAAGGCAGAGGATGTCCAGCGATGGACCGGTCAGCACAACCTGAAAATCCAAATCGGTGACGACCATGCCGTCGTGCAATCAGAGGGAAAGGATCCACAACTGAGCACCACGTTGGACTCAGCCGTTGAGGGGAAAATCGTCGTCGAAATCAAAGCGATGGTTTCGAAAGGAACGGAAATGGATCTGTTCTGGGCCTCCCCGAATGGAAACTTCAACGGAACCCAGCATGTCGGCCGATCGCTCGCCGGCTCGGATCAATTCCATTCGTACCTGTATCGAATTGGCGATGGAACACCGCTGCAAAAGCTTCGAATCGATCCGTTTGCGAATCTGGGGACCATCAAAATCGATTCGATCACGCTGTATCAGTTGAGTCGTTGA
- a CDS encoding ATP-binding protein, giving the protein MTRLFLRFYFGVICILVITFAILGYVFRQRNEPQAYRVIEQALSGGVRLAQLRLAAADEASFEPTLQAIQQSFDYPVYLVPFTSEQVGEPLHSRLLAGDVVFQFNRMLIALPDNKHLMAFGPLPEFAQPTPTEVVLGYGAIFLLAAIAIALLLRPVVSQLRAVERTATAIAGGDLSARIDPTSAKRSIALAGAFNTMADRTETLLKSQRELLQSVSHELRTPLARIRFATELIETAPTDELRRSRLESVDKATQELDDLVGELLSYVRLESVATHAKLDRVNIKLLLREQISSVQSLYPSVHISIEDESEPVIGVVNQTSLSRAIKNLLTNACRYAKSRVAMRVLHQANQVVIEVDDDGEGIPATDRAKVFEPFVRLKNTQGRGSGLGLALVDRIVKSHGGHAEVLDSPGGGARFRITIHAN; this is encoded by the coding sequence ATGACTCGACTGTTTCTGCGTTTCTATTTCGGCGTGATTTGCATCCTGGTGATCACGTTTGCCATTCTCGGTTACGTGTTTCGGCAGCGCAACGAACCACAGGCTTATCGTGTCATCGAACAAGCCTTGTCCGGCGGGGTGCGTTTGGCCCAACTGCGCTTAGCAGCAGCGGACGAAGCCTCTTTCGAACCGACACTGCAGGCGATTCAACAGAGCTTTGACTATCCCGTCTACCTCGTGCCCTTCACTTCCGAGCAGGTTGGCGAACCCTTGCACTCGCGTTTGCTTGCTGGTGACGTCGTCTTCCAGTTCAATCGCATGCTCATCGCACTTCCCGATAACAAGCATCTGATGGCGTTTGGTCCGCTGCCGGAGTTTGCCCAACCGACGCCGACGGAAGTCGTTCTTGGGTATGGCGCTATTTTTCTCTTGGCCGCCATCGCAATCGCGCTCTTGTTGCGCCCCGTTGTGTCTCAGTTGCGCGCAGTCGAACGAACGGCAACCGCGATCGCTGGTGGCGATCTTTCGGCTCGAATCGACCCCACCTCGGCCAAGCGGAGCATCGCGTTGGCCGGGGCCTTCAACACGATGGCCGATCGAACTGAAACGTTGCTAAAATCACAACGTGAACTGCTGCAATCGGTTTCGCATGAGTTGCGGACTCCACTGGCTCGGATTCGTTTCGCCACCGAACTCATCGAGACCGCTCCAACCGATGAACTGCGTCGCTCGCGACTTGAATCGGTCGACAAGGCGACGCAAGAGCTCGACGATCTAGTCGGAGAATTGCTGAGCTACGTGCGGCTGGAATCCGTGGCCACCCACGCCAAACTTGATCGAGTGAACATCAAGCTGTTGTTGCGAGAACAAATCTCATCGGTGCAATCCTTGTACCCCTCGGTCCACATTTCGATCGAAGACGAATCCGAGCCGGTTATCGGAGTCGTCAACCAAACGAGCCTGAGTCGAGCGATTAAGAACTTGCTCACCAACGCATGCCGGTACGCAAAATCACGCGTCGCGATGCGTGTGCTGCATCAGGCGAACCAAGTGGTCATCGAAGTGGATGACGACGGTGAAGGCATTCCCGCAACCGATCGAGCAAAGGTCTTTGAACCGTTTGTGCGATTGAAGAACACCCAAGGTCGAGGGTCCGGTTTGGGATTGGCGTTGGTTGACCGAATCGTCAAGAGCCATGGTGGCCATGCTGAGGTGTTGGATAGTCCAGGGGGCGGAGCACGGTTCCGCATCACCATCCATGCAAATTGA